In one window of Gossypium hirsutum isolate 1008001.06 chromosome A01, Gossypium_hirsutum_v2.1, whole genome shotgun sequence DNA:
- the LOC107957995 gene encoding aldehyde oxidase GLOX produces METSFSSRPWLLIFITLSTVHAQLPGLWELLVSNAGLASMHTAVTRFNTVVLLDRTNIGPSRKMLPKGHCRYDRHDDVLKKDCYAHSVVFDLQTNEIRPLMILTDTWCSSGQFLPDGTLLQTGGDLDGFKKIRKFEPCEPDRFCDWVELKDVELINGRWYATNQILPDGTVIIVGGRGTNTVEYYPPRKTQNGAVELRFLAEVEDNQMDNLYPYVHLLPNSHLFIFANNKAVMYDHEDNKVIHEYPELFGGPRNYPSAGSSVMLALDGDFKTAVIVICGGAEYGAFIERSTDTPAHGSCGRIIATDPNPVWEMEDMPFGRVMGDMVMLPTGDVLIINGAQSGTQGFEMASNPCLNPVLYRPDQPIGLRFMTLNPGTVPRMYHSTANLLPDGRVLLAGSNPHYLYNFAAEFPTELRLEAFSPEYLSLDRANIRPVIEGIPETVRYGEAFDVFVTVPLPVVGVVEVNFGNAPFATHSFSQGQRLVKLTVTPSVPVDGRYRIKCTAPPNGAVAPPGYYMAFAVNQGVPSVARWVHLVP; encoded by the coding sequence aTGGAGACCTCTTTTTCTTCTCGTCCATGGCTTCTGATTTTCATTACTCTATCAACAGTCCACGCTCAGCTTCCCGGCTTGTGGGAACTACTCGTCTCAAACGCCGGTTTAGCTTCCATGCATACGGCGGTGACACGTTTCAACACTGTTGTTCTTTTAGACAGAACCAACATCGGTCCGTCGAGAAAAATGCTACCGAAGGGACACTGTCGTTACGACCGACACGACGACGTTTTAAAAAAGGATTGTTACGCTCACTCCGTCGTGTTCGATTTACAAACAAATGAAATCCGACCGTTGATGATCCTCACCGACACGTGGTGCTCGTCGGGACAGTTCTTACCCGACGGGACGCTTTTACAAACCGGAGGAGATTTAGACGGGTTTAAAAAGATACGAAAATTCGAACCGTGTGAACCGGACCGTTTTTGTGATTGGGTTGAGCTTAAAGACGTGGAGTTGATAAACGGAAGGTGGTATGCAACGAACCAAATATTACCTGACGGAACGGTGATTATCGTCGGCGGGAGAGGAACAAACACGGTGGAATATTACCCACCGAGAAAAACCCAAAACGGCGCCGTCGAACTGAGGTTCTTAGCTGAAGTAGAAGATAATCAAATGGATAATTTATACCCTTACGTTCATCTTCTTCCCAATAGTCACCTTTTCATTTTCGCCAATAACAAAGCTGTAATGTACGATCATGAAGATAATAAAGTAATTCATGAATACCCAGAATTATTCGGTGGTCCCCGGAATTACCCATCGGCAGGATCATCGGTAATGTTAGCACTCGACGGCGATTTTAAAACAGCGGTGATTGTTATCTGCGGCGGAGCTGAATATGGAGCTTTTATAGAAAGGAGTACGGACACACCGGCTCACGGTAGTTGTGGTCGTATTATTGCGACGGATCCGAACCCGGTTTGGGAAATGGAAGATATGCCATTCGGGCGGGTTATGGGAGATATGGTAATGCTTCCTACAGGTGATGTATTGATCATTAATGGAGCTCAATCGGGTACCCAAGGTTTCGAAATGGCTTCAAACCCGTGTTTGAATCCGGTTCTTTACCGACCCGATCAACCTATCGGTTTACGGTTTATGACTTTGAACCCGGGTACGGTTCCTCGAATGTATCATTCAACTGCTAATTTGTTACCCGATGGTCGGGTTTTATTAGCGGGTAGTAACCCGcattatttgtataattttgcCGCCGAATTCCCAACGGAGTTAAGGCTTGAAGCATTTTCGCCGGAGTATTTATCTTTGGATAGGGCTAATATCCGACCCGTAATTGAAGGGATACCCGAAACCGTACGTTACGGTGAGGCGTTTGACGTTTTCGTGACGGTGCCGCTGCCGGTTGTCGGCGTTGTGGAGGTTAATTTCGGGAATGCGCCATTCGCTACACATTCGTTTTCGCAGGGTCAACGGTTGGTCAAACTTACCGTTACACCTTCGGTTCCGGTTGACGGTCGGTATAGGATTAAGTGTACGGCGCCGCCTAATGGAGCGGTTGCTCCGCCGGGTTATTATATGGCTTTTGCAGTTAACCAGGGCGTGCCAAGTGTCGCACGTTGGGTTCATTTGGTTccttaa
- the LOC107960698 gene encoding beta-glucosidase 44, whose amino-acid sequence MKALVILLSSIFVSTSLHANAIAQQQHFDTGGLSRDSFPEGFLFGTAASAYQVEGMASEDGRGPCIWDAFVKSPGHIANNDTGEVSIDQYHHYKEDVDLMQMLNFDAYRFSISWSRIFPNGTGEVNWKGVAYYNRLIDYLLEKGITPHANLYHYDLPLALQEKYLGLLDRQVIQDFADYAEFCFKTFGDRVKTWMTFNEPRVVAALGFDNGINPPNRCSKQFGNCTDGNSATEPYIAAHHLILSHAEAVKRYREKYQNGRIGIFLDFVWYEPLTRSKADYYAAQRARDFHIGWFLHPLVYGKYPRTMQKIVRERLPKFTKSEVEKVKNSFDILCLNHYTSCYIYDPRRPPSNVTGYQQDWNAGFAYERNGVPIGRRAHSEWLYEVPWGMYKVVTYVKERYGNPNIIISENGMDDPGNLTFPESLYDSNRVNFYRSYLKELKRAMDDGANVSGYFAWSILDNFEWLLGYTSRFGLVYVDHNDLKRYSKLSACWFKQMLERKDS is encoded by the exons ATGAAGGCTTTAGTAATTTTACTATCTTCCATTTTTGTTAGCACATCTTTACATGCAAATGCCATTGCACAACAACAACATTTTGATACCGGAGGTTTGAGCAGAGATAGCTTTCCAGAGGGATTTTTATTTGGAACAGCAGCATCAGCATATCAAGTGGAAGGAATGGCTAGTGAAGATGGTAGAGGGCCTTGTATATGGGATGCGTTTGTTAAAAGTCCAG GTCATATTGCAAATAACGATACTGGTGAAGTTTCTATTGATCAATATCATCACTATAAG GAAGATGTTGACTTGATGCAAATGTTGAATTTTGACGCCTATCGATTTTCGATCTCATGGTCGAGAATTTTTCCAA ATGGGACAGGAGAGGTAAACTGGAAAGGAGTTGCCTACTATAATAGATTAATTGACTATTTGCTTGAAAAAG GAATCACTCCGCATGCAAATTTGTATCACTACGATTTGCCACTAGCACTTCAAGAAAAATATCTAGGTTTGCTAGATAGACAAGTTAT CCAAGATTTTGCTGATTATGCGGAGTTTTGTTTCAAGACATTTGGTGATAGAGTTAAGACTTGGATGACATTCAATGAACCAAGGGTGGTTGCTGCTCTTGGTTTCGATAACGGCATCAATCCTCCTAATAGATGTTCAAAGCAATTTGGAAATTGCACTGATGGAAACTCTGCCACCGAGCCTTATATTGCAGCACATCATTTGATTCTAAGTCACGCTGAAGCTGTTAAAAGATATCGTGAAAAATATCAA AATGGAAGAATTGGTATTTTCTTGGATTTTGTTTGGTATGAACCTTTAACAAGATCTAAAGCTGACTACTACGCTGCACAAAGAGCAAGAGACTTTCATATTGGATG GTTTTTGCACCCTCTAGTTTATGGAAAATATCCAAGAACAATGCAAAAAATTGTGAGAGAAAGGCTTCCGAAATTCACCAAAAGTGAAGTGGAGAAAGTGAAAAATTCTTTCGATATCCTTTGTCTAAACCATTATACTTCTTGCTATATATATGACCCACGTCGACCTCCATCCAATGTTACTGGTTATCAACAAGATTGGAATGCTGGTTTTGCTT ATGAACGCAATGGAGTGCCAATTGGTCGTCGG GCTCACTCGGAATGGTTATACGAAGTTCCATGGGGTATGTATAAAGTTGTAACATATGTCAAAGAACGTTAtggtaatcctaatataattattTCCGAAAATG GAATGGATGATCCTGGCAATCTCACATTTCCAGAATCGTTATATGATAGCAATAGAGTGAACTTTTATAGAAGTTATTTGAAGGAATTGAAAAGAGCTATGGATGATGGAGCCAATGTTAGTGGCTACTTTGCTTGGTCAATTCTTGACAATTTTGAATGGTTATTGGGTTATACTTCAAGATTTGGTTTGGTTTACGTTGACCATAATGATCTCAAGAGATATTCTAAGTTATCAGCATGTTGGTTCAAGCAAATGCTTGAAAGAAAAGATTCTTAG
- the LOC107957994 gene encoding probable proteasome inhibitor — protein sequence MSNERSVMAVIRAARPSFRNDTDKIAFAVHAAFLSSGFVLTAVGPNALAENVISSPSTYEVGIDNWNQFEDHYAFVYANPDKGSNKVLVKCLLMNGKLLVDALAHGSSQPVHLEIDISNYVGENGNGNYSAQYKNLDKLVSNLDKEVISKLYGSVSTSGSSSNPSSLETGSRRNVNGDGVRINEPTGPQPHPSGVVIPPVNPVGGRYLFPGPGAGMYPTRGDFGGGDMLLGPNDPRWFGGLGGDHGFPGAQPGVPPGARFDPYGPPGVPGFEPNRFIRNPPRRPGGGTHPDLEHFGGGDFI from the exons atgTCGAACGAGAGATCAGTAATGGCAGTCATTAGAGCGGCGAGACCTTCCTTTAGAAACGACACCGACAAGATCGCTTTTGCCGTTCACGCCGCTTTTCTTTCATCGGGTTTTGTCCTTACCGCCGTCGGTCCTAACGCTTTAGCCGAAAACGTTATCTCCTCGCCATCTACTT ATGAAGTGGGAATTGATAATTGGAACCAATTTGAGGATCATTACGCGTTTGTTTATGCAAATCCTGATAAAGGATCGAATAAAGTGTTGGTTAAATGTCTTTTAATGAATGGGAAATTGCTTGTTGATGCTTTAGCTCATGGCAGTTCTCAGCCTGTTCATCTTGAAATAGA TATTAGTAACTATGTTGGAgagaatggaaatggaaattaCTCTGCTCAGTATAAGAATTTAGATAAGTTGGTGAGTAATTTGGATAAAGAAGTTATATCCAAGTTATATGGTTCGGTTTCGACTTCGGGTTCATCAAGCAATCCATCTAG CTTAGAAACAGGGTCAAGGCGCAATGTGAACGGTGATGGTGTTAGAATAAATGAACCGACAGGCCCTCAGCCTCATCCGTCAGG GGTAGTTATTCCTCCCGTTAATCCGGTAGGTGGTAGATATTTGTTTCCTGGGCCTGGTGCTGGAATGTATCCTACCAG GGGTGATTTCGGTGGCGGCGACATGCTTCTAG GACCAAATGATCCTCGTTGGTTCGGTGGACTTGGTGGAGATCACGGTTTCCCTGGCGCACAACC GGGTGTTCCTCCTGGTGCTCGTTTTGATCCATATGGTCCACCTGGTGTTCCTGGTTTTGAGCCTAATCGATTTATCAG AAATCCGCCACGGAGGCCTGGTGGTGGTACTCATCCGGACCTAGAGCATTTTGGGGGTGGGGATTTTATATAG